acaacaaatttaaaataattttatttctttatataaAGTACAGCCATGTACACTAGTGAATAAACCAATTTGGAAAATCACTGCCCACTACCAGTCTAACGTTTAGTGTCTCTCAACCCGAACCAAAAGTCCTAAACTTTTCAaagctatattaaaaaaaaacaaaagataattATCGTTATAACTATTCGTTACATTTCCAGTTTCCATTGGAGTAAATGTTCACACTTACCTGGGAGATCCCTGACTCAAACTCGTCTGGTTTTTCGCCATTTGGCTTCACAATCTTTGCACTAGTGCTGAACATGGCCTTtgtctctgtaaaaaaaaaaatatatatatatatatattaagtttaatttggatttaaaaCGTATTATGAGCATCAACATCCATGCACATACCAGTGCCAGTTAAATAGGTCTTTCCACTACCACACAAGTTATCGTGTTATTAGTGTTATTTGTTTTAAAGTCTATGGTTATATCTTCGTACCGAAACTTCATACCGAAATTAACGACAAAGTTTAAACCAGTAAGGTCGTCTGCTAAGCTAACGCATTAACTCGTAGTTTAGCTAGCAGCCACAGTGAACCTCAACCTGATGCCAGAAGCCTTTACCAGtatcattttgcattatttAGCATGACGACTCTCTTGGAATCATCCAAAATATTCTCGTTCAACACCCGCGGTTCACTCTCAAAAGTAGCCGTTTAAGTGAACACATGGACGGCCTGCTCGGCACCCCTTTATAACTAGCATTCACCGCAGCTACTCCAGCACGCTTTGTGGCACCGTTTAAAACTACCATCCACCCCTACAAATTACTCAATCTAAGCCATCAATGACCAAAAAATGTTTACGATGCAAAAACGTGTCTCTTAAAGCTTGTTTTAACATATTACAGCGCAAAAATGCCCATCCTGCCTTCATGTCACGACTAACCTCAATCAACGACGGCCAAGGAAGAGGTAGGATCATCGCGAGAATTGAATTAATACACAGCACCGGGAATGTTAACTATCGCGAGAGAAGGCTGGCGCTTGTCGGATCATCGCGAGAGTTTCATGAGCCGACAGCCGAAAACGAATTGTTGACTTGAATTTTGAAATTACAGTATAAgcttttgtgtattttcctgaatcacATAACTTagcttttcatacatttttaataaaacacttaaaacgAAATCAAACTTGAACTACGACAGCTGtcaaaccaacaaaaacagaTATAAACACGAACCATAGAACCACAAATAGAACCATGAAGAgatgactttaaatattttttcatcttgtaTATTTTACAGAATCACAAAACTTTCCATTTACAACCAATAACAGTAATACAAAGGCAATTTGTAAACCCTCATTGCAAAAATCGAATTCCAAGTAGGCTACCACAGGTATAAACCAGTAAAACCTGAAATAAAACTGTAGGCTTTAAAAAGCCGTAacaaatttacattatttttaaatttagatttcCTACAACCAATTATGTTGGTTTATCACCAACAGtattagaaaaataattttgctcacCCGCAAAGATTAAACTGATATACAACCAgaagtaattttaaaaaaatgaactaaagacaaaaaaaaaaaaaatgcatcatagtTAAccagatttgtaaaaaaaaaatttattccaTGATATACTTGTTAAATAATACAGAGAGCAACTTTATAGTGTAACTGAACGAGTTTGTATGGCTACCGAGTTAAATGTCTGGAGCTTCACATGGTGttggggtttatttttttttccatttacagcaTCTTTGAAATTAAATATATGCAATTTATGAAGTATATATGTTAAGGAATGCAGTTTGTGAAAGGCCTGTCAGCTTGATGATGAGGAAGAAATTCACTCTGAATAAAAAGGCATCTTGAAACACATTATGACAGTCTCttgctcccccccaaaaaatacaacaaaaaaacaaacttaaaaCATCCCCACGTGATACCTGGAAAGGGCTTTGGTTCAATTTCCCAGAATTGCTGTGAAGACAAGACCTTTTTGTAGCCAGCAAGGTGACAACACTTCCTAAAATTCATGCGATGACAGAAAAACTTAACGACGACAAAAAACCTGCATGTAGCAGCAGTGGTGTTTTTCctcagatcatttttttttgtctgcagtggtgaatgttcattaaaaaaaaaaaaaagcaagaaatcaGGCATGTCTCCCCTCAGATATTCCAAATGTCTGTCCCCTGCGaaacccccctaaaaaaaaaaaaaaaaaaaaaaaaaaaaaaaattctcatcttAACGGGAAGTCTTGTGCGTGTGCAACGTTTGCGTCTGTATGCGACTTTCCTCCAGCGTCATGAAACAACCGCTCATCTCCTCCTTGACCGGCACGCCGCCCGTGCCCAAGTCACACGTCATCACCGCGATGGGACCCTTGCCGCCTTTCATGTGCATCTTGATGTTGTCCTGCGCCACATATGCACAGATATAGTCCACAACCGCGCACACTAATAGTGCAACAACTCATCGACATGGATAGTTGacctaaaggtcaagtgtcatgaaatggatgatttttagtatattaatgaaaaaacgccagccggtatggacccagctgttttttcaccacaaaaaaatgattttgacgtatatggctttttgtaactaccgccatgaaaatcctctcgaggtttttgttttcgacaagaagcaggaagtgatgttggaggcagtagcgcactcgtttctttctattacttttacctgtgggaagataGCTTgatgttccttcgtgttagccaaaatgccggcatGTAATCCGTCTCCgaagtttatagggatgacacttgacctttaacatgcAATTATATGTATGATGATCGCATGATAATTTTAGCAGTAACATTAGGACACAATATTACACCCATAAAATTATATATGTCATATGTAGCATGCctatgtaatattttatttacagtcaACAATTCTACATTATAAGCAGGGAatccttttgtttgtttacctgTGTGGGCGTCGGGACCTCGAGCTTGGTGTCCTCCGGCGCGTTGATCACGATCACCGTCTGCTCCTTGAAGGCAGCGAGCCGGCTGACGTCCTCATGCGTGATGTAGGCCGCCGTGCGCACACGAAGTTAAGGTGGAAGGCCATTCATAAATAACATCACACTGGTCGACTTTTGATTTCTACAGGAATTTCCGGCCTCCtccaagccgtgacttttttcacacgctttcaaccctgcggattATGCGGTGAATTTCTGcactttttctaacggccacaagcgGGCAcgcgagcagaaaaggtaagagggagacagaatatatgtgccgaggaagtgacttttaccggtccggccgttagctagcattaaactctctgtgtaccgtttttctttgtaaatatatcgagtttcaatgtgggcacttgcagcttttacgcggctgcggcctatgtctgtaccaaatggtatttcctttacaaatgttctgggtgaggcttataaccaggtgcactctgtaggcggaaattacggtgaatCTTACTGTTGTCCttttacacagaaaaaaagcagcacCACGGTGGTTCCCGGGGGCTGAGGCCCAAAGGATATCTTGCATTTTCCTCGTTATCCGTCATATCAAAGAGCTGCTGAGCGCAGTTTTTAATGAAGCTGTCCAGCGTGCTCTCCTCCATCTTCAAGCTCTCCAGTTCCTTCTTGAACTCGGGCACAGTCTTCCACATGAAGTGTGAGATTGGACACTGCCCTctaaatgaatgacaaaaagCAAAACTCAATCTCAAACTATATTTATCTGTAGATGAGCAGTATAACTAGTAGGgtcgtgttcaaaataatcGGAATCCCATGTGACAAACCAGAATAATACACATTTtcagcagatttttttattgctacatgttaaACAATTTACCAGTACCTGATTCACACCCGTTTTTCAAGAACTTGATGACCtagttgattgatttttttcatttttgaaacacAACCCTTTacacaaattgcccaattgcacagccttaaaagCATGGATATCATGAATGCTAcatcttgttggttttctgagaatctactgcactcACTGGTAACTAGTTTGAcacgtagcaataaaaaaaaaatgtactgaaaacgTGAATTAATCTGGTTTGACACATTGGACTCCTATAATTTTTAACATTACTGTACATagaacagtgaagaaaataaccatttgaacaccctgctatattgcaagttctcccacttagaaatcatgaaggggtctgaaattttcatcgtaggtgcatgtccactatgagagagataatctaaaaagaaaaatccagaaaccacaatgtatgatttttttaaacaatttaattgtgtgatacagcggcaaataagtatttgaacacgtgagaaaaccaatgttaatatttgttatagtcgcctttgtttacaattacagaggtcaaacgtttcttgtagttgttcaccaagtttgcataCACGgcagagggattttggcccactcctccacacagatctctagatcagccaggtttctgggctgtcgctgaaaaacacggaAGTTTCAgtttctccaaagattttctattgggtttaggtctggagactggctaggccacaccagaaccttgatatgcttcttgcgaagccactccttggttttcctggatgtgtgcttcgggtcattgtcatgttgaaagatccagccactacccagcttcaatgctctgactgagggaaggaggttgttccccaaaatctcacaatacatggccgcggtcatcctctcctcaatacagtacagtcgtccGGTCCCATGCgcaggaaaaacaccctcaaagcatgacgctaccacccccatgcttcacagtagggatggtgttcttgggattgaactcatcattcgtcttcttccaaacacggttagtggaattttgaccaaaaaggaACTCGaacattgaccaagtcctgttgcgtcatcctgggctgattcctcacctttctaaggatcattgagaccccacgaggtgatatcctgCATGGGGGTTCACTCCgaatgagattgaccgtcatgtttagcttcttccattttctaatgattgccccaacagtggaccttttttcaccaagctgcttggcaatttctttgtagcactttccaggcgtgtggagttgtacaattttgtttttggtgtctttggacaactctttggtcttggccatgttgcaagttggagtcttactgattgtatggggtggacaggtgtctttatgcagctaacgacctcacacacaggacaatacatggagtggaggtggacttttaaaggtggactaacaagtctttgagggtcagaattctcgctgataggcaggtgttcaaatacttatttacagctgtatcacacaaataaatcgttaaaaaaaaatcatacattgtaatatctggatttttctttttggataatctctctcacagtggacatgcatctccGAGGAAAATTGCAGACACTtttattatttctaagtgggagaacttgcaatatagcagcgcgttgaaatacttattttcttcactgtaaatgatgAGTGAAGTTGTTTAGCTCATGTGCCATTTAGGTCGCCGGTGCATGAATTCTGACCCAGTACACTCTTTTTTAAAAGTAGGACATGCGTCATAGCTCCCAGATTGGATGAAGGTGAGGCGCTCCATTCCAATGTCCCGAGGTCACAAATCACCTGTGCTACACCACCATGGAAATACTTTAATATTGCACATCATACCTAGAGGAAGCATGGCTGTCTCTATAAATTGTGTCCAGGCAACTGGATATGACCATAATTGTCAGGGTGACATGTGTGCACTCACATCCACTTGGCCCTACTTGATATCCTCTGGACCACACTGAGGCCCTCTAGCACGCCGATGATGTCGTAGACCTGACCCTTGCGGGTCTGTAGCCTGTTGGCTGCCTGGTGGAGGTCCAGCCAGTTGTCTGGAGACAACAGGAGGAGCTCCAGGAGCCGGCGTGTTAGCGTTACCAGCGGCTCTTCTGGGAGGACATTTGGAAGCACAGCTAGGGAAGGAAACAGTAGATAAcgtgcacacacagacagaacGAGATAAATGTTATTCATCCCGTGACCGGCATTAAAAATTGTCCCAACACCAATAGtcacaaaaatacatcttgCAGTGAAAGGCAATACCAGTCGGTGACACTCATGCATTACAAAACATTAGCTACAGTCGTGTttcgtgatcacattttcagggTTCGCAGGTTATGatgtttttagtgtttttttatgGATTATAATTCCATTTCATccaattttaattattaaaaaaaattggggtggAACAAATAAATTGCATTACTATTCATTTAAATGGAGAGGCGTGATTTGGGATAAGAGAATGcatgcaattaatgttgaatttcAACAGACCACCGTGGCATGTAATTTTCAATAgattatagatagatagataatacaATATAAGACACCCAGGATAGGctgtttaataaataaaataaaaaacggtAAATATGGATAATGATATAAATCGAGCACTGTACGTATGATCACATAAAATAGCAATTGTATGTAATATGTACAACATTATTGTACCAGCTACGTGTGGCTCCTCTGTCTGAAGATCCTCTTTGGATTGAAGGTCCACACTGCagagaacaaaaacaatttcaagcaaaatatttcatctgatttcagacaaaaattccCTCATGTCCAAAGAGTTCAGCTCAATGAACCAAATTCAGTgtgggcatttttttaaatctggccCATCGAGCATTTAAATGATCAAGACTCCTTTAATATTCATTGCATTTTATATAATTTAGCTATTTTATGCCCAAAATGGGTCAATCCAAATGCGGTGATTTATGTTGTTGAATTTATTCATCTAATGAGTCAATTGATTTAAtgcaaatacaatgaaaatgctcaaaaacctttttacatgtatttgtaaatgtgtgaattaaattataaaaacaaaaaattaataattatcATGTGGTCATTCACAGGTCATCAGTGTTTCGTGGGTAGACAATTTAAAGATTTAATTTTACAACGCATTGTGTTGACAACTAAAAGTTCAATTGCGacatttcaaaagtaaatatttcaaaacagttgAAAAGTAACTTTAACACtgacaattttaaaatcaaacatgCATTGAAGTCATTGGAAGatgcattcatttaaaaaaaaaaaaatgttaaccttGGACTCTTCACCTGAGGTGGAACACGCACAGGTTCACTTGGAACCTGGAagaaagaagttaaaaaaataaaaaattacattgtagCTTTTAATAGATTCCTTCAATTAGCACTTTTTATTCTATGTTTGTTCTACTTATGGGTAGTACaggtaatattattattaaaagtgaCCTGCTGAGGAGGTTGTGGAGAAGGAGGTCTCACAGGGGCTACACTGTCACCTCCATCCATCTCTTCCTCCATctcttcctccccctcctcctcctcctcctcctcgccacCCGGGGTCCCCCACTGGTCGTCCTCCTCGGACGAGTCGACCGTCCAGGCGCCGATGCCGCCGAGGGGTCCGTCCAGGTAGGGGGGCATGATGGGGATGGCGTCGCTGTTGACGCCGTTTCTGGAGATGTCCTCCGGCAGGAAGTGCTCCTCGCAGATCAAGTGCTGCTCCGCCGCTTCCTGCTTGTCTGTCTCTCGCAGCGCAGCCAACCATACctgatcgtcatcatcatcacgaGTCGTGTTTTAACACACGTCAAATTTCAAAAGATTAATTTAAATAACCCGCAACCATAGAAACAGCATTCGTTTCACGTTACTGCTAACCACCATCTGCGGCTATCTTTTCTAGAATTGTACACATACGTGTTAACTGTGGCAACATACCTGCAGATATTGCATAGAATTTCTTCTTTATTTTGCAATTTATGTAATGCGTACCCACGTAATTCGAATTCCCGCAATGTTTCCTGGCGGGACACGCCCTGCGCTAATAATATTGGCTCTAGTACACGCTCGACTGCactctgattggctgctgtaTCCCAGTAGCACATGAGGCGTCGTTAATGTGTTTTACCCTAACCTTAACACATCTTAAACGGCACTACACGAGCTAAACGTAAcactaactaaaaaaaaaaaacaaacgttatTATTTGGTACAAATGTGATGCATGGTGGGGACGGTCATCTCATTCCACCTGTGTAGCCTGCCACTCCCgcaggagccaatcatgttgCAGCCCGGCGTTGCCTACCCGGAAACTGCGTACTGTCTTCGTTACGTGATCGTTTTTCTACTGGTTGACAAATTGTCAAGACCAATGaacactgaaaacaaaacaaaaaaacatccgcACACCACCATGAGCTACATGCTAAAGTTAGCAGAGCGCGAAGACGGGAGAAGGAAGGTTGTCAATGATAGAAGAAACATGAATACAATCGATAAGGACGTAGTTTTTGTTTGGGTTGCGATAGTGTGTCGGTACCTTGACCCTTGCCGGATCTTTTGGGAATGGGAAGAATCTCTTCAGCGGTCGGTTTAAGACGCCCCGGTTGCCGTTGAGCAGCCGGTTCCGACAGCCGGAAACAACACACTTGACCATGCTCAGCGCATCCAACCGAACCGGGCTAACTCCGCATCCGAACCCGCCGTCGACTCTTTCCGCTGGATTGAGATCAAGATTCTGTTTCTTCTTTTCCACGCTCGTTCCTCTAACCGGAAGAGGCGTGTCATAGACGCGAAAGTACAACAATGAAGGGGAAACGTGGACTGTATATTTAATGCAGCGCCCTCTGCTGGACTTAATGAGCTCTGTCAATGTATGGAGGAGCGAAGCCTCCATTCCGAACTGAAATCTTTAATAATTCAAGAAATGCGTCATCAATTATTCCACCTGTTAACATCGATGTTAAactattttaacatttcaatgtCTCAGTATTTTGAAGTATttcaggaaaagaagaatttgtgTGGCATAATTCATTACATATTTAACATATGaattatttcagttttcattcatttcaatcttTCGTCTtgccaattttaatatttatttattttcataattttaaaatgttattctaATGATTTAAATCTTGAtttcaacatatatttaagaagtaaatacaatttaatacaaaataaattaggTCACATTCTAACACAAATGCATAAATATCCATTTActtatcagaaatgttttttgtttttgttttaatagctATTTCAACGacctatatttaaatatttttgcacatATCGTGATGGTAAAAGCCCCAAAGTGGTCGCTTCTCTGAGTCAAAAAGCGGCGACAGTCAAAGTTGCAACACAAGCTTTATTCAGAAGAGCAAGAGATGCCAAACACCatccggattaaaaaaaaataataataatagacacaattaaaatgaaagTAGCATCTATAGCAACGCATCATCTCAAGACGCAGCCGAAAAGATAAGAACTCATGCCATGCGCTAAGAAAAGTCACCAGGTGCTTCCAAGTgacaaaaggaacaaaaaaaaggagcaatgcataaaaaaaaaaataagtctttgaatgCACtcctacaaaaagaaaatgagcatttcacaaatattcatatgcatttcttcatgGTCAGTAGTTTGTACATGTGATCAACATCTAGTCCAGCGTCTTGTCTGTGAATTGTGCTTTCGTCTCCTCCTCTGGGATTCATTTGGAGAACTTCTTGCTGCCCGAAGAAAAAGTCAACACAAGCTGGAGCTCGTCGGCAGGAAGGCGAAAGCCTCGACGTCGCTCAAGTCGAGCTTTAACATCCCAacttgaagggggaaaaaaaaatatccatcttcTTTTTCCAGTTTGCTGCTTTGTGTCCTCTTCAATGCTGATTATCAGACCCTCGAGAGTGACAAGCCGCCTGAGCATTTATCTGATTCTCTCGAGCCACTTTATGGTTCCCCGTCTCTTACAAGTAacgttttttcccctcacaactGTACGACTTGATTTGATGATTTCTGCACACCAGGAtgacaactaccgtaatttctggcctagaagctgtgattttttttccccacacgctttcaaccctgtggcttatgcggtgacgtggctcatttgtgcacttttttctaacggccgcaagggagcactcgagcggaaaaagtaagagaccggtggaatataagtgccgaggaagtgacttttaccgtgggagaccgcttgggaatatCAGgtcctgtaagcttctctccccgttaaatgcagaggggttgcgtcaggaggggcatccagtgtaaaattgtgccaaacaaatgtgcgttcatctgagatgacacgctgtggcgacccctaacgggacaagccgaaaggaaaaatagaagaagTTAGCGCTGCGCAACCGTTAGCGTTGTgcaagcgtgttgctgctgtgtctcagtgatttttactggtatgtttttcttttttaaacaggccctgttagcgccaggCTAGCGTGAGCGCCGCTAGCGGATTgcaactgtgttactgccgtgtctgagtgatttaggtatgttttttttttttaaccggccctgtaagtgctgtgctaccgcgttgctactgtgtagctgccgcccctgtttttgtttttttaccaggcctatttgtgctagcgtgttgttgctatgttaagctaaggtattaaaactttgaaaactctgtgtaccgttttctttgtaaatatctcgtgtttcaaagtgggcacttgcggattttacacaggtgcggcttatgtatgtaccaaatggtatttcctttacaaatgtactgggcgaggcttataaccaggtgcgctctgtaagcgggaaattacggtatgtactGGGTGTCATACTAGGTGCTTTAGTGAAACAatttggaagagaaaaaaaaacacccaatgCAAGTTTAGCAAAGGAAGTTCAACCAGGAGCAACACAGAATTAGCAACTTTTCTGCTCAACAGGTACGTTTATCAccaatttttgattttcaattgaTTGTGCAGTCAAATTTAAAACTAGAGTCGTCCCAATCACGATAACATGATCGGAAATTGGGGCCGATCAAGTAATTATCACCTGTTCACCTGGGAATTTCAGTTGGAGCTGGTAGTTAACTGGTCAGTAGTACGAGTTGTAGAGAAAAGGATTACTAGTAAGACAGTCGTTATACAAGTGCGCTGCATTGTGTTacaagtgaggacaaagagcacaCTCGTGCATTGAGCTTAAAGTGGATATGAAATGCTTGCTCAAATGGCTTTCCATTCCCGATTCGGCCATAATCACAATCCATATTTCACAAGATGACACCGGAGGTTGGCAGCAGTCACCGCAAGTCCATAGTTTCATTATtcgacactgaagaaacaggactCGTCTTTTCACAATCAAATAATTCCAACACTGTTCTCGGAAAGGCTCGCCACGCCTGCGAAATCACGTAATaatgcaaaatacacacaaaaaggaTATTAAAAATGAGGTGCTGATTGTTATAAAAGGGTACATTTGCTGTtcacttgaaaaatgtttagTGGGCCTTTTGTtgatcatttcacattatttctttgacaaaaaaaaaaaaaaaattcaatgcaaAGAAGGTGAACAAAAGCTGTACAGGAAGTTCGCACCCAAGTATTCACTATGTGGTGTTCACTAGACAGAAAAATAATCTTCCGTGgtattgtttgatttttggCACGTGACAAATTCAGAAGTTGTGGTGCGAAAACCTCTCAACGAGCACATCACAACACGCATGGACATAAAGTGCTTTGTTTCTATTGATGTTGTAAGATACCTTCGGTTTCAATCAATGTTCTCATCATTTATTGATTCCTTTAATATTCGTCATGGAATATCCACCAGCTGACGTTGATCCAGTACGTTGTAATAATCCGACAGCGATGACGTCGTTAAAGGCGCCCAAGTTGCAttctaaaatttttttttttttttaattttgctgatggatcatttttttgtccactttaTAAAAATCCCTATGTAGTGATTATGGAATATGCTATTAATTGTTAAACTATAGTTCACTGCAGTATGTAAAAATGAGTATATAGTCATTAGGGAGTAAGGAATGATTCATACATCATTCACTACTCATGAATCACTACGAAGGTATTTTTAGTGGTAGTCAACTATAAAATCTAAAATCAGCATATAAAAATCACTATGCAGTGGTGCTTGGAAACGCGGGTTGAAGTCATCCCGTGACCACGCAAACATGCATCTACAATCCTCTTCCCCCacttaaatgaatgaaaatgccattaatccattccagcctccCCATAACGctcaacaaaaatattcatgtttaTAATAAGGAAAGTAGCACTCTATgatgacatactgtataaaaacataGCATTGTTGAATAGGAGGTAAAGAATTATTTTATGCATCATGATTGATTCGTTCCGTTGTGTAATACAGTTCTGCAGAAAAACGTAGAAGAGTTTTACAActactatagagctcgtggacctacgtcatcaaatcacgtcactgcccggaagtgtcggtcaaacaaaccattcttcaatgctaagtcaatTGGAGACGAcgcaaaaatacgtcttatagtaCGACTGCCAGAGTTTTGttcgatactgttaaacatttagaaggtgataataaatgaaggtacgtggaaaaatgagagacacttggcatagaggaccaatatttaatgccgaagtcgatgttttggcCGATAAACTGGATTGTTAATccacttctgcttgtcttggacaactggatctacacgtgtatctggtgagtaagtcgtcgagatttacacggaagagtttgaaagcgtagaaaagtctggacgcatacaaatactttgttgctggatttgttctcaatcaggaataaatcccacatagtgatggacccactctgatttttttcaatacaaataccaatatttaaataagtgacccatggttttacacaaacgcgcattcgttaactatgattggggaaaaaaaagatgacagcgagtcggctccccCGT
This genomic window from Syngnathoides biaculeatus isolate LvHL_M chromosome 23, ASM1980259v1, whole genome shotgun sequence contains:
- the e2f6 gene encoding transcription factor E2F6, with amino-acid sequence MVKCVVSGCRNRLLNGNRGVLNRPLKRFFPFPKDPARVKVWLAALRETDKQEAAEQHLICEEHFLPEDISRNGVNSDAIPIMPPYLDGPLGGIGAWTVDSSEEDDQWGTPGGEEEEEEEGEEEMEEEMDGGDSVAPVRPPSPQPPQQVPSEPVRVPPQVKSPSVDLQSKEDLQTEEPHVAAVLPNVLPEEPLVTLTRRLLELLLLSPDNWLDLHQAANRLQTRKGQVYDIIGVLEGLSVVQRISSRAKWIGQCPISHFMWKTVPEFKKELESLKMEESTLDSFIKNCAQQLFDMTDNEENARAAYITHEDVSRLAAFKEQTVIVINAPEDTKLEVPTPTQDNIKMHMKGGKGPIAVMTCDLGTGGVPVKEEMSGCFMTLEESRIQTQTLHTHKTSR